TTAAGGAAGGACTTTGGTCtcaggcaggctgagagaggctGCTATGCATGACACATTTGATATTCTAAAATAGGCATCTGGAACTGTGCTCCAGTATGTTCTCAAAGCTTTAGATTTAGCTGTTAGTGTTTCCttacagagaggaaaatacaaGAGGACACTGTCAATATCTGGCTTTAGAAAACATACCATTGTTCCTTTCAGGAATGTACTCTGAAGATAACCTACCTGGGCATAGCACATCCCCTCAATAGCCATCCCTGACGCAATGTCAACCTGGGAGTGAGAGGGAAGGAGTGAGATTTGACTGAAGTACAGCCTTCAGAACTACTTCATATCCCTCAAATCAGTAAACATTCACTTCTCATGAGTGACCTTCGCTCCTGCACTAGAACTACAGTGCTAgcatctacagaaaaaaaaaatcctgccatattaattttgtctttaaagaaaatctttaaaacccttgaaattgttttaaatgccTCATCTAAACAAGGATTACAACTCATCTGTTCTAAAGTTTTAACTGTAGTAATTTTTGAGAGCTGCCTGTCTGCTTAATTTAcctcagtatttaaaaaaagtagttttattaCCTCCATTCCTCTGTTTATTGCCAGTTTTCCCATTTTCACAGCAAATGGagcctttattaaaaaaagccaaacaaaccacaacaaacatttaaaaataattaaagccaCATCAGTTCATAATAGTGTAGTTATTATATTATTATCCTACCTCCAAATAACCTTTTAGTCTATAGAAATTTGCAGGAAGTTAAcaagtatttttagaaaacaatttgGTGTTATCTACAGTTAATAGATGTCCGCGGTGCAAGGTTTCAGTGTGTCCTGCAGGTCTGCATAACTGCAACTGGGAGGTAAAACTGTGCTATGGGTTAAGCAGCTGGATGTTACACTTGTTCCTACAGAAACTGcattcacaaaaaaaaggaTACAGTCAAGAGACTTAAACATCAGGAACCAAGACTTTAATACTTCATAGAAAGCAATTTTGATTGTTTGCTCTCTCTTAAGGGAAGTAGAAATGCCTTCTTTACATTGACCACATGAATAACACACTTACCTGAGGAAGGATTTCTTTAGCCAAAGTTAATGCTCTCTGGTAAGCTGCATCTCCCTCATTGTTTTGTGGCACTGTGTGATTTACTAATCCCATTGAGAAGGCTTGTTGTCCATCAATCTGCCTACCCGTGAAAATGAGTTCCTTTGCAAGACCTATTCCAACACATCTGGGCAGGCGCTGGGTTCCACCTTGTGACAACAGCAGAAAcaccattttccatttctgagaaATGCCCCAAAAAACAATAGTATTTTCTCTCCTTATATAACaaggtttgaaaaataaagggatCACGTGTTTCTTTAATAACCGCTAGCTGAACACGTCAACACTTTGCAAGGCACCTGAAAGGCTTCAGCATCCTTTTGAGTATTTTGATAAACAGGAAAAGATATAAAGGGACTTTCCTAAATTCATAGCAAGTCTGAGACAGGGCTTGGAACAGAACTCTTGATTCATAGATATCTTTGGTCACTGTAAGATGCTACTTCtaatttaaattcaaaacactTCAAGTGCTCTAATGGCAAAATATTTACTATACAGCTGAGAAAGATTTCATGAAGGATACCTGCTCCAGGAAGAAGCCCTCTTGTGGTCTCAATAAGGCCCATTTTAGCTGatgaagctattaaaaaaaataaaataggttttagtttctttttgaTCCATATAACTACAAATTTTCTAAATTGAACTGATTAATAAAACTACAAACTCAATACTGAACTGGAACTCCATTTCTCAAGGTAGCTAGAAAGTCTGAATACTACAGCGCTTAATGTCCATCTCAAGTCAGGGATGTGTAGTATGGCTGCTTAACCCTAGTAGCAATTTTATCTCAAAAAATGAACCTTGGGACCATAGTTGATGAAATATAATGGATGGAAGAATggaagcagaaggaggaaggcTTCCAGTCCAAGCTGATGTAAGTAGGCAAGATCTAACCAGAGTGCTAATCCAATATTACATGTTAATAACTATTTAATTCTACCAATAAATAGTTTTCTGAAGGAATCCTAATCTTGTCTGAAAATAGGCTTTACTTTTTAAGCAAGGAAAGTGCTTTCCCAATAGTAACTAAATGTCACAATTTCTGGACAAATGCCTACTCATTTCCTGAACTGTTTAAGTTCCTCTATTAGCCTACTGGATTCCATTAACAATCAGCTATGATACGTTCTCTTCAAAATACAGTCACAGATTTCAAGAAGAATCCTATATGAAGCAACACACAAACCTGCTACTCGAAGGTCACAAGCTAACGCCAGTTCTAGTCCACCACCCAGTGCGTAGCCATCTATTGCAGCAATTGTGGGTACAGGCAGGGCAGCTAGAGAAGACGATACAGATCATATAGTTTTGTTCCAGAAGTTCTGTTCCACTTGCTTCtggaatttaaatgtttaaattctAAAGCTTTTAATAGTTCTCCAATTCAAAATTGTTcaagaattcattttcttctgccacaAACTTTCTGACTGTCTCTAAATAGTAGAAACTGTCTTTTCACACTTCTCCCTTCTCTGTAGGAATGGGAAACATTCTTCTTACATGCAAAGCAGCATGCAAATACAAAGTACTGCAACACAAAACAGGATGAATTGTCTCCTTGCCAATTTATGATGTGAATATCCAGCTGTTGGAGTTAAACAGTCAAAACAAAGACACCATCCCTAATCACTGTTACAAGGATTACCTTTTCTGGTGCTACCCTGTGTGTGCTTTGTGAGACAGGGTCATTCTCTCTACattattgtttggttttttaattactgcaaTTCTGATTGATTGGTATTTTAGTCAGATTTCACTTTGGTATTCCTCTCTAGTGAGAGCAGAGTAATTCATGAATAAGGGATGAAAATAAATTGTAGAAgtctgttttgggttttttttttgggttttgttttttttttttgcaaaacaaaagtgGAGGGGGAGTTGTAGGTACAAAACCCCTGACGTTCAACAAATCCATTTAGCAAATCCACTCAGAGATCCAAATCCACATTCTTAGGTCATTGCCGTATCATGAGTGCTTCTGAGCATGTATTGAAAGCGGGACAACGAATGTAGCTCATTTTGTCTAGCACTGCCTCCCAAGGATTACACACAACTGCATACAGAATGCTGTGTTATGGCAGGTACTTCttatatgcatgtatgtgtgcTGCTCTTCATCATGGAAAAGGCAGTACTGAAATGCATCTTGTCCTTGAGTAGCAGCAGGATATGTCCTTGGAGTAGCAGAAGGATAGTTGGTATTTAATTCTAATCAGATCTTTGTTTCAGGCAGAAGCTGGAGCCACTTGGGAAGCTACTCCTAACTGGATAACCTGCTGGGGCTAgcatcctttccctcctgcaCCATTTCTAAATGTCTCAGTACAGGCAGTCTAGGACAAATTTTACAACTGAGATAATAATTTACCTATTTCATCCATGAGATTTCTCAGCCTTTTAACAAAGTGTCCAACTTCTGCATCATCCATCTTTGCACGTTCCTTTAAGTCTGCACCTaaatagaggagaaaaaggttagAATCCAGGAACAGGGAAAAGACATCCCAGAGGACAGGCCATTTTGCAAGTCTTGAAGTAGAGTGTTCTGATTAAGTAAGGTCAGTGGAAGGTGGAGTGTGGACACttgggctggagcagcagctagGGTGCTCCTCTGCACCCTTCAAACAGATTTCACAGAGCAGCACCAATCACTGTATATAAGATGATAACCCataaaatgggaaaacaagGACTCCGATACCAGAGGCACCTGTGCTTGAAGATGGTTATAAATGGAAAACAAGTAGCAGCACCACACAGGCTGCACAGATCACTATCACACATCTTCATCACTGAAACTGAGAGGCAAACAGGCAAAAGAGACAACAATGTTATTTACTACACAAAAGCCAGCCCACTTTTCTTTTAGCAGGTGtttcaaactgcttttctgCACGATCTGACACACAGCCCTAAAAGCCATCAGGTTTTTTGACAATAGTTTGCAGAGCCTTTGTTACTTACCAGCACAAAATACACCTTTCACCTCACTCTTGAACACCACCACCCGAACATTCTCATCAAAGCGGAGTTGTTCCAGAGCACTGAACAGCTATGAGGGAGGGAATAcaaacaagagaagaaaaactttatGCATATGGATGGTATACACCTAAATTATAGCAAGCTCCTAATCTATGataaaagtggtttttttctcttttttttccctctgcaggtGCCAGGAATCTCCTGGAAATCACATATGTAGAGCCTTCAGGATCCTTCCATGACAGCCTCAGAATGACATGTTTCCCcatctcttattttcttccattcagaGATGAACCTTTGCTGTACCTTAAACTCCCCTTCCTGTCCAGGCACGAGCCAGACTTTCTCTAGAATCTATCAACCTTGAACAGATCATCTGCTAAGGTCTGACAATGAGTATATTTTTGTTGTAATTACAACAGCAAGTGAGGACATGAACTTGCATCCAAGTTAGCTAACTTAAGTAACTCCAGTATCTCTGTCCAATCTGCATCTGAAGTTACTGCAGTATAGACATGTCATGATCTCTTTCTCTTCAGGTTAACCTGCCTTGCCCCAATGTAGTCTTCAGCAAGAAATTAAGTGTTTGTTTCAGATTTCCCACAACTATTCTTATTGCATTTAGTTATTGATCATGATTCCAAACATGTTTACAGGCCAGGCCCATACTCACTTCATTTACAAATACTTTTCCCAATGAATTTCTCGCGTGGGGTCGGTTCATTAGGATTTCAGCAATACCTTAGTAATAGGAGACAATTTCAGTTATAGTTCATTTAATTCTCTGACACAGGAATTCAACTGGGAACAATATCTGCATATGCTGCATCTTCTCTCTCCTGAAAATGCATATAAAGTATATTCTAAAACaatcagttattttaaaagtggaGGTGGTAGACCATGTCTACAAAACCTAGTTATGCAGGACAACTGTAAAATTCAGTAGCACTGTGAATAATAGAAAtaagcaaacttttaaaaaattaacatgacATCCAAGAATGTATGTCTTAGAATCACtgcaggaatggaaaaaaaaaaacccaaacccaaatgaTTCACCTTTGGTTTCCATTTCAAATGTTACTTAGTTCAGTTTTGATTGTACAGTCTTACTGTGTTCAAGTATATTCCTTAATGAAGAAAACCATCCTCTTGGGATTGCTGTTTGCACAAGACTAGCACACGCTGGTCACTCACAGTTCGTGTTCCAGAACCGTTTTGAAATTGCAGCTCCCTTTAATTTAAAGTTAATAAGCTCATCAGTGCAGAGGACTTCCCTCAAAGTTCCTAAGTCCAAGCAGAAAAAGATGACCACAACATCTACCTACTTCTCCCTTGCAGTTGTGCTTTGTAAATTCCTATCCAATGGTTTCTGTAtgctttggagagaaaaaaaaccatctcCTGTTTCCTTGGCTGGACTTCTGCTCACTTCCCAGGCCTTAACATTGTAagatgctgttgctgctgctgccgtaGGTGCACAGATGCACCTTGCATCTGTCGTGCTTGGTCATTCTGCCCTGCTAGAAGGTCTCTGTCTTTattcctctgcctgtgccagcgGCCAGTCAGTAAACAACAGATGTGTCACACAGGAACAAAGACACGGGTAACAGCGGGCACCAGCAACGGAAATTCACAATTCTGGTAACTACAGTCATGTATATGTAACCAGCAAAACTACCAAGAACTGTTTATAAGCTCTTGCAATAGTTACCCCCACCAGAAAGTAATTCCAGTGGCAATCTGAACCAAAACTCAAATTACTCAGTGATTCTCATGTATAGATATGCAGACATGCCCTGGTCCTATCCTACCTTTAGCACTGCACATTACTGGTATCAGAAAAATCTAAGGTATGGAAACCAGAACTTCTTGTATTAAGATTTCCTGCATACATAACAACAACAAGGCATCTAGCTATTTATTTGGCAGCTGTGTTCTTGAGAAAAGTATCAAGGCATAACTTAGAGACTCTAAGCAGCCTGCCTGCTACGGCCTCTGCAAGCAGTCGGTCACCTTCTGGGCTACGAGGGCATTAGAGCAAAGGGAGGCTCGGCGGCCCCGGGACCCCCGTCCCGCGGGGGCCAGTACAAGGTGCCCTGGCAGTGCTGTAGGGACAGTTCGGGTGTTTCCAGGGCCCGTCTGAGGGACAGCAAGGCCTGGCAGAGCCGAAGGCTGGGGAGGGGCTAGGAACACCCACGGTCCCACTCGCGTCAGGTCGGGACCTGCTGTGTTTTTACCAGGAATCGGTAAAATTCAACCGGCTTCTGCCCCCTCCTCGCAGCACCTGAAAACCGGCTCTGACACCCACGGACGCCTCGGAACCGGCGTTAAGTGAGCGCCGGGGCCTAACCCCGGCCCTCCGCTCTCCCCGGGCTGCGGGCGGGGGCCGCCGCACTCACCGCTGCTCTCCCCGCCGGCCGCGCCCACCAGCACCTCCGCGCCCCGCCGCGGGACGGCCGCGAGGACCCCCCTGCGGCCCCAGCGCAACAGGTCGCACCCCGCCCGCCCCAGCTGCATCATGACGCCGCTTCCCGGGCTCCGCTGCTGCCGGGCACGGGCAGCGAGGGGCCGGGCCTCCGGGACCAGACAGAGGGGCGCTGCGCCTTTAAGAAAgaggggcgggaggggaggcGGTGGCCGTTCTCCGCCTGTCGGGCGCTCGCCACGCCCCTTCGCTCAGCTGTCGCGCGCCGCCGTCCGCGCGAGGGGTCTCGGCATCGCCTCGGCCTGGGGGAagcgggaggaaggaggagggggcgTGCGCAGGCGTCTATCGCCGCTGTCATCATGCAGCGCCGGGTGTTCGTGGTGGGCGTTGGTATGACCAAGGTACGGGGCTGTCCGCCGCGCCGCCAGCCGGCGCCCTCCCCGGTAACGCCTGCGCGCTGAGGCTGTGCGGCAGGGCAGAGCGAAACTTGGCGCTTGTGTGTGGAGGGGGGTTGGCCCAAGCGGATCTCCTCTCGGCGGCGCTCCTGAGGCGTCTCCTTGTCGGGCGTCCACTGGTGGCTGCCTCTGCTGAGGGGAGCGCGGGAGACGGCGGCGTTGTGGGAGCCGTGCGCTTCCTCCCCAGGGGGGGATGAGGCCCCTCACGAAATACAGTTGCTGTCTCAGGAGCGCGTTTGCAGAGAGGAGAGGCGCGTGGTGCCAGCCTGCGGGTCAGGCCTGGGCGATAGCGGCTCCGCGCAAAGTTCACCTTTGGTTGGTGTGTCGGGGAGGGCGGATCGGCGGCCAAGTCAAACGTTTTGAAGCTCCGTTGAACGGGTCGATATAACAGGCTTATAATGGCCCCAGTGTGTCCCCGTGTCACTGCAGTCCCTGGTGAAGGGCTCGTCCCCTGCTGTGAGGGGCCGGGGAGCCGATGGGCCCGGGGAGacctgggctgcagagcagatgtCCTACAGATATTCTGCGGTTCTGTACCTGGTCACTCGGGTGCCAACACAGAGTTCACACAGCATGGCACGTTTTCAAAGAGGAGCAAAAGCTAAAGGAACCTTTTTTTATCTTGGTAGATAAAACTTAAGATGACTTTGATATTTACCAGAgtagtcagaaaaaaaccctcactttttaaataactttttttgcaTGGGTATTTCTCCAGCATGTGGTGTGATAGGGGAGGAAATCAAAGGCGAAAGACTTTGTTCTGTTAATTGTGCTTATTGAACTGGGTCACAGAATGTAGTTTTGGAAGTTACTGGACATCACCTTAATATCATTTGTGATGTACTCGAGGAAGGAACAATAGCATGGAAGACACAACTAAAACTTGTCAGGCACCATGTTGCATCTTAAGCATTTTATTATAAAGTCTTTTagtattctctttttttaatctttatgaTGTAATGTCTGCTAAAAATTGGTATACCTCTCAAAACACCAATCCATGTTTCCTCTGTGTGTAACTGTCAGTTCCACCAACCAtgcctttcattttcagaagtggaTTATCTCAGTTACCAGTTTAGTGTGATTTGAGAAATTATcaatactctttttttcctctttgttagCCCAAATAACCATAGTCACTCTTAGAGACTTTTACACTGATTGATTCACTGACTGATTTTTCTTATGACCTTCAGTATGAAGGTTCTCTGTCTAAATTAAGGAAAGGAGGCACTACAGAAAGTACAGCTAAGTGTTGCAAAAGACTGGAGTTGGGGAGGTAAGCATAAGGAGGCAGCAAATTAGCTTTTATATACTAACAGTGAACAACAAATAATTTGTAGAACTCTAAGTAGTTAGTAGGAGGATTTTTTTCACCAGTGACactttttgttaataaaaatgcaacacATGTATTTGTTGGTGGATTCTAATGAGTAATACtacaaagaaaggagaaataccACCTCTACTCCAGGGGTGAGGTACGATGTGATTTGCAACAAAGTGGAATAAGCCTTGAGAATGGGAGGCTTATGTAGAATTAAGTTCCGTACAAAGAACAAGCATTTTCTTGTTACAAATAGGAgtataacaaaataaaatagaagggAAGTATTTATCAAAGCCTTAGTGAAGATTATGTCATGTATTATAATGAATCAGTGAAGACCACAGTTATTCTGTCCCACCCACAGGCTTTGGACAGGGTTATTGTCCATCTCCATACAAGTCATGGATCTTCTTTAAGACTGAGCAAAAATGGCCCCCAGCTTCCATAAAACTGgactattttctgtttttagcCATCACAGTGTCTGGCACTTGGGAATCGTGCAGATTTTGCGCATGCGCTTTTGGGTCAATTAGATTAAATtgtttgtattatttaaaactGATTGTTCACAAACCTGTTTCTAAGTTAAATATGAAGCTTTTAAATATACTGATTTGAGCAAAAGATATGTTAAATCTCACTGTGATTtgttcttgggggttttttttgtttccttttctttttttcttgtcagtTTGCAAAGCCTCATGAGGAGAGTGTTGATTATCCTGACATGGCTAAGGAGGCAGGTAATTTAGtaataaagcattttgtttgATTGCTGACACTTTAAGTCTTACAGTTAATCTTTTTCTTATACATATGAAGGAACAGCTACTGTTCAGTAAATAGATAcatataaaaaggaaatttaaaactgataaaaacCCCCCACTTTCACAAAATCCATAACTGACCTGTTCAACTTGCTGCCTTCCAGTGCTGAAGTCAGAAGGATACCTTAAAATTGCATTGGACacttaaataatttcatatctACCTATATTATTCAGACATACTTTCATTTGGACAACCTTTGTGCATGAACACAGAATTGATTGCATGAAATTTTCTGATAAAGGAGCTTGTTTAGAActcaaaatactgcaaaattgCCCTTATGAGAATTAAGATGCATGACCATATTAACCATTCACATCATCTAACAAGGAATTTTTACAGCTCGCTCTCTTTCTTGTTTGTGAAGGCATGAATCATACATACTGCTCTAGGTTTGCTTGTTAGGGTTGCgagagctgcttttttaaaattttttttcccaactgttaaactttttttttcaacttttaaactttttcttagGCAAGAAGGCTTTAGCTGATGCTGGGATTCCTTATTCAGCAGTGGAGCAGGCATGTGTGGGTTATGTTTTTGGTAAGTAATGTAATTTGATTGGGATGTGACATCCATGACATTTGCAGACATCTGTATCGATGAAGCTTATCCACATCTGTGTGGATAAAGTATGGAGGATCCCATCAATTTCAGGTTATAATATTTAATTGTGTCAGTTTGATCACTGAAAAAGGtcattttgaaaaagtttgAGACAGTTCTATGTCTGTTTATTTGTGTGTTGTGTGGAGTTACTGGGgaccaaagccagctcaggctgggtcactgctgcacttgcgccgcttcttgtaaggcttgttcTCTGTTGGTTCAGGTGGTTCCCTCTCAAGCAATTCCCATAATATGCAACTTAAATCATGGGTTACAACAAATCAAAAGTATTTCCATTATaatctccacccctggtccccTTGGGCCAGGTTATAGGATTTTAACATTGCAATTAACTCCTCACTTTCCTCCTAGCCTGGCTAGCAACATGGGGTTCCTGCTATAGTAATTCCcataacatgcaactcaaatccCAGGTTACAtcaatttaaaggtatttccattaaaatgtcCACCACTGGTCCCTTTGGGCCAGGTTATAGGGTTTAACATTGTAatgaactcctccccttgccTCTGCTCTGGCTTGGACTTagccacagactgcagtcccttaggggtgtacctgctccaagtggagcctcATCTATAAGgcacagtctctccaggggtgTACCTGTTGCAGCTTAGAgttatccacagccacagtcactttgaggtgcacctgttccagcgtggccttctccatgggccacaatcccttcagagagacctgctgcagcacagacaaaTCCGAAACACatccccatactagctactatgaagaaaattaactctatcccagccaaaaccaggacaacccTCAAACACATTTCTAGTAGACACCCTCAGCAGGAGCTTTTAACTTGCAGTCACTGCTCATTGTAGTGAGAGGAGATGGTGTTaaatgattggtttgaaccttTTCCTGTCACTTGACAGATGTCTGATGTATTTCTCAAAGCAGTCAAAATCAGATTTCTATTACGGGGAAATATGTTTCCATTCCAAAAAGagttttccatttcctttcttcctgtttctctgcTAATGACTGTACTGTGGCAACTGAAGTAGGGTCAGTCAGCTGTGATACCTGTAGCAGCTTCCAAGCCACACCTCTAAGACGTTTCTGTCCAGTTACTTTCCATTGATTCACGGCCTGTTATCACAGAAGCAGGacaaacttctgtttttaaaatctgatgaTTTTCATCTTGTTTCTAAGGTTCTTGTACTGTGGATATTTGAGAGACATTCTCAAGATGACAGTTCAAAAGTTCAAGTTTACAGTTTAAGTGGTAGCATTGCACGTACACGGTGGGATTTCTATTTGCTAGTGAAGTTTGAGTATGTAccttattttaatgttttgtctCTATAAAGGTGACTCAACCTGTGGACAACGGGCCATCtatcatggtttgggtttaacTGGCATTCCTATCATTAATGTTAACAACAACTGTGCTACTGGATCAACTGCTTTGTTCATGGCCAGACAACTAGTAGAAGGAAGTGAGTTGTTTTGCTCTGGGGCTGGGTAATACATATTTgatatttctataaatataaCTTGAATGAAGAACGGAACTAAGGAATGTGTGAGTACTCTGAGTTGTAAATGTTCTATCCTCCTAGGCAAAATTGTGTTTTCTCCCTTGCTCGGCTGAAAAGGTTGGTCAGTTGTACATACAAATATAAGATTAAGCACTTAAAAGAGTAAGACTATCACTATGAACTACAGTATTATGTGTGCACTTAAGAGACTATGTCTGTGATGCAGTAAGATGGTGTATATGGATATAAATGTACTTTCCTGTGTCATAAGCAGTATGAATCTAGTAAGTAAAAGCCAATTAagttttttctggaaaaattgTTTGGAGTAGTGCAGAACAAGTTGCAGTATTGCACTGCAAGACACTGCAGgatgaaaaggagagaagaatcTGCTAAAAagcttagctttttttttctgtttttttaacttgaagTTAACACAAGTGTTTGAGTAATGCATttttggaaaggaggagaagagagcaaTGCCTTGTGACAGACTACACTTTGAACTGACAGATGagtgtttccttctgtttctgcatttcctttgtGGACTTTGATACTTTCTTGCACTTAAATGCTAATGTTTCTGTAGTGAAAACTATAGTAACATTCTGGATTATTATTCCAGTATTTGTAGCAGCAATGTAAGTGCTTGGTCACCTAACATAATTGctgtcagtttaaaaataaacccaacccTCTAGTGATCTGTCATTCTTCAGTATCAATATGTTTGTATCAATACCATTCCCGCCCCAATCTGACTCTctttcaaaaatgaagaaaggcagaagaggagCTGGTAGGTGTTTATGTATATTTCCTGTAATTGAATAGTTGGTAGTACATAATGTCATTTATAATTACATTGTGTTTTAAATAGccacaaattttattttaaggtttGGCAGATTGTGT
This Grus americana isolate bGruAme1 chromosome 8, bGruAme1.mat, whole genome shotgun sequence DNA region includes the following protein-coding sequences:
- the ECHDC2 gene encoding enoyl-CoA hydratase domain-containing protein 2, mitochondrial produces the protein MMQLGRAGCDLLRWGRRGVLAAVPRRGAEVLVGAAGGESSGIAEILMNRPHARNSLGKVFVNELFSALEQLRFDENVRVVVFKSEVKGVFCAGADLKERAKMDDAEVGHFVKRLRNLMDEIAALPVPTIAAIDGYALGGGLELALACDLRVAASSAKMGLIETTRGLLPGAGGTQRLPRCVGIGLAKELIFTGRQIDGQQAFSMGLVNHTVPQNNEGDAAYQRALTLAKEILPQAPFAVKMGKLAINRGMEVDIASGMAIEGMCYAQNIPTRDRQEGMAAFKEKRPPQFIGK